The following coding sequences lie in one Halorarum halophilum genomic window:
- a CDS encoding RidA family protein: MARKRVSSGTEWESAVGYSRAVRVGDRVEVAGTTATGDDGEVVGRGDAAEQTKVAIGNVETALVEAGSGLEDVVRTRLFVTDVDDWEAVGRAHGEAFGEVRPATTLVEVSALVDPAMLVEVEAVAVVDD; the protein is encoded by the coding sequence ATGGCACGGAAACGGGTCTCTTCGGGCACCGAGTGGGAGTCGGCCGTCGGCTACTCGCGGGCGGTCCGGGTCGGCGACCGCGTCGAGGTCGCCGGCACCACCGCGACCGGCGACGACGGCGAGGTCGTCGGTCGGGGCGACGCTGCAGAGCAGACGAAGGTGGCCATCGGGAACGTCGAGACCGCGCTGGTGGAAGCCGGCAGCGGACTCGAAGACGTCGTCCGGACCCGGCTGTTCGTCACCGACGTCGACGACTGGGAGGCCGTCGGACGCGCCCACGGCGAGGCGTTCGGGGAGGTACGGCCGGCGACGACGCTGGTGGAGGTGTCGGCGCTGGTCGACCCGGCGATGCTCGTCGAGGTGGAGGCGGTGGCGGTCGTGGACGACTGA
- a CDS encoding S49 family peptidase, whose protein sequence is MEDSTQNAVRILGILAAALLAAILGYVLLYRVPADITDLLGILLTVGLVLLAVRLASRVLAHRFADYTVAEVKVAGPITRDSGGGRPLPSSPTTPDADEIVEQIERADDDPNVEALMLKLNTPGGEVVPSDDIRLAAMEFDGPTVAYTTDLCASGGMWIASGCDELWARDASLVGSIGVRFSQTRFDDLADRYGISYERIVSGDYKDSLGAPFKELEPREREYLQGLSDAWYDNFVERVADSFDLTETAVRDTEARVFLGEDAASMGLVTALGTDEDAEERVGELIGVEPVREEFEPRRGLTERFRFGAASVAYALGAGAASVLAGEDGGLEL, encoded by the coding sequence ATGGAAGACTCGACACAAAACGCCGTCCGGATACTCGGAATTCTGGCGGCCGCACTCCTGGCTGCGATCCTCGGGTACGTCCTCCTGTACCGCGTTCCGGCCGACATCACCGACCTGCTCGGCATCCTGCTCACCGTCGGACTCGTCCTGCTGGCGGTTCGGTTGGCGTCCCGCGTGCTCGCGCATCGGTTCGCCGACTACACCGTCGCGGAGGTCAAGGTGGCCGGGCCGATCACCCGAGACAGCGGGGGCGGGAGGCCCCTCCCCTCCTCGCCGACGACCCCTGACGCGGACGAGATCGTCGAGCAGATCGAGCGCGCCGATGACGACCCGAACGTCGAGGCGCTCATGCTGAAGCTCAACACGCCCGGGGGTGAGGTTGTCCCGAGCGACGACATCCGCCTCGCGGCGATGGAGTTCGACGGGCCGACCGTCGCGTACACGACCGACCTCTGCGCGTCGGGCGGGATGTGGATCGCCTCGGGCTGTGACGAACTGTGGGCGCGAGACGCGTCGCTCGTCGGCAGCATCGGCGTGCGCTTCTCCCAGACGCGGTTTGACGACCTCGCGGACCGGTACGGCATCTCCTACGAGCGCATCGTCTCGGGCGACTACAAGGACTCGCTCGGCGCCCCGTTCAAGGAACTGGAACCCCGCGAGCGCGAGTACCTCCAAGGGCTCTCGGACGCGTGGTACGACAACTTCGTCGAGCGCGTGGCCGACTCGTTCGACCTGACCGAGACCGCCGTGCGGGACACCGAGGCGCGCGTGTTCCTCGGCGAGGACGCCGCGAGCATGGGGCTCGTGACCGCGCTCGGCACCGACGAGGACGCCGAGGAGCGGGTCGGCGAACTCATCGGCGTCGAACCGGTCCGCGAGGAGTTCGAACCCCGGCGCGGGCTGACCGAACGGTTCCGCTTCGGCGCGGCCTCCGTCGCCTACGCGCTCGGCGCCGGCGCGGCGTCCGTGCTCGCCGGCGAGGACGGCGGGCTGGAACTGTAG
- a CDS encoding coiled-coil protein, whose translation MVTKEEVLEEYGLDQLEESRNVELNDEKLENGSKGALIKLAGQLRDRRNELNQMASERASKRDDLNAKTREQVDEAQEHREKRDELNEQVQEHKESRNELNAEANELFDEVEQRKQDLELSSGKSIDELKEEIEDLEFKQQTEVLSTEDERELIEKIEEKREQLAEKKGKVEQSGDLEELIEEAEEVRSEASTHHQKVTELADEAQEHHNQMIEAYREADEIRDEADEMHELFVEAQEAADRHHEDFVSVQKRLREMDKEEEQERKAEREEKMEEEREEAEEIYQKFKEGETLDTEDLMKLQKTGLL comes from the coding sequence ATGGTAACGAAAGAGGAAGTTCTCGAAGAGTACGGACTTGACCAGCTCGAAGAATCGCGAAACGTCGAACTCAACGACGAGAAGCTCGAAAACGGCTCCAAAGGGGCACTGATCAAACTCGCAGGTCAGCTCCGCGACCGCCGTAACGAGCTCAACCAGATGGCCTCCGAGCGCGCGTCCAAGCGCGACGACCTGAACGCCAAGACGCGCGAACAGGTCGACGAGGCCCAGGAACACCGCGAGAAGCGGGACGAGCTGAACGAGCAGGTTCAAGAACACAAGGAGTCACGCAACGAGCTGAACGCCGAGGCCAACGAGCTGTTCGACGAGGTCGAGCAGCGAAAGCAGGACCTCGAACTCAGCTCGGGCAAGTCCATCGACGAGCTCAAGGAGGAGATCGAGGACCTCGAGTTCAAGCAGCAGACCGAGGTGCTCTCCACCGAGGACGAGCGCGAACTCATCGAGAAGATCGAGGAGAAGCGCGAACAGCTCGCGGAGAAGAAGGGCAAGGTCGAGCAGAGCGGCGACCTGGAGGAGCTCATCGAGGAGGCCGAGGAGGTCCGCAGCGAGGCGTCCACCCACCACCAGAAGGTGACCGAACTCGCGGACGAGGCCCAGGAGCACCACAACCAGATGATCGAGGCCTACCGCGAGGCCGACGAGATCCGCGACGAGGCCGACGAGATGCACGAGCTGTTCGTCGAGGCCCAGGAGGCGGCCGACCGCCACCACGAAGACTTCGTCAGCGTCCAGAAGCGCCTGCGCGAGATGGACAAGGAGGAGGAGCAGGAGCGCAAGGCCGAGCGCGAGGAGAAGATGGAGGAGGAACGCGAGGAGGCCGAGGAGATCTACCAGAAGTTCAAGGAAGGCGAGACTCTCGACACCGAGGACCTGATGAAGCTCCAGAAGACGGGGCTTCTCTAA
- a CDS encoding metallophosphoesterase yields MAADALVEPVPDAPAATADLGDETGLLVADYHAGIEIGLRYERGVELASAADERRERLCGLLAETRADRLVVLGDFGHRIGETGRTEREELRDLLDAVGVPVTLALGNHDPGVAEAFGDRIDVTPADGARLGDVGILHGHTWPAPEVLAADVVCMGHEHPSVKLADEVGGARVERAWLRGPLAREAFADAVDVGEWGDPELVVFPAFNERSGGTWVNVAGQSFLSPFLPNGLERGDVYLLDGTRLGEYRAV; encoded by the coding sequence ATGGCCGCGGACGCGCTCGTCGAACCGGTGCCCGACGCGCCCGCGGCGACCGCGGACCTCGGGGACGAGACGGGGCTCCTCGTCGCGGACTACCACGCGGGGATCGAGATTGGACTGCGGTACGAGCGCGGCGTGGAACTGGCGAGCGCGGCGGACGAGCGCCGCGAGCGGCTGTGTGGACTGCTTGCCGAGACCCGCGCCGACCGGCTCGTCGTCCTCGGCGACTTCGGGCATCGGATCGGCGAGACGGGCCGCACCGAGCGGGAGGAACTCCGCGACCTGCTCGACGCCGTCGGCGTGCCGGTGACGCTCGCGCTCGGGAACCACGACCCCGGCGTCGCCGAGGCGTTCGGCGACCGCATCGACGTGACGCCAGCGGACGGGGCCCGCCTCGGCGACGTGGGTATCCTCCACGGGCACACCTGGCCCGCGCCGGAGGTGCTCGCGGCCGACGTGGTCTGTATGGGGCACGAACACCCGTCGGTCAAGCTGGCCGACGAAGTCGGCGGCGCCCGTGTCGAACGGGCGTGGTTGCGCGGACCGCTCGCGCGGGAGGCGTTCGCGGACGCGGTCGACGTCGGCGAGTGGGGCGACCCCGAACTCGTCGTCTTCCCGGCGTTCAACGAGCGGTCCGGGGGAACGTGGGTGAACGTGGCCGGCCAGTCCTTCCTCTCGCCGTTCCTTCCCAACGGCCTGGAACGGGGTGACGTGTACCTGCTGGACGGAACGCGACTCGGCGAGTATCGCGCCGTCTGA